Sequence from the Pseudomonadota bacterium genome:
AGAGGGGTGGATGCCTGTGCGGATGCTGGCACGGTTTAGCGAACTCCAAAAGGAGCCAGCGACGCCTCGGTTCCTGCCGACCGTGGGCGCGTGATACCAGCAGCGGTCGGCTCGGTCCAAACAGAATTTGCAGGCATTGACCACTACGGTTATCGCCCTACGCAAGTGGGCCGCAGGCGGCGCGCACGCAAGGCCTGCCACCGATGGCGCTGATCAGCAGTTGCAGGGCGAACGATAGCTCTCCAAGCACCATAGGAATCCCAAACCCGACCGACACCCACTGCGGCCAGGTAAGCGCACTTCCAAGCAACGACTGGCCGCCCTCGATCACTAGGTATCCAAGGCCACCGAGGCCGAGGAGAATGGCAACTGGTCTCGCCACCCAAGCCACTTTCCAGCCAAGGCGCGCAAGGGCGAGAAGGTGCGCGCCGAATAGGACCAATCCTGCACTCCAGATCTGCTCGAACTGGGAAAACCCCAGGGCGCCAGCCGCGTAGCCATCATCGATCCATAGCTTAGCGAGACGACTCGTCGCCACAATCAAGACGAGGGCGTAGCCCCCACGAAGCACAGCCGCGATCAAGGTCTGCTGTGGGGCAAGGGCTCGAAACAGGCGATACACACCGAGTGCCACCAACAAATCCAGCAGCGCCACGATCACCCACGCCCAGACCGTCGCGTGGAACAGCGTGAGATTGGCACGAAGCGCCGACTCGGTGGCGAGCGGATCGCCCGCCACATGCAGGGTGCTATGCACGCTCGCAAAGGCAAACCCACCGAGGATTGCCATCGCCAGTATCGCAAGGCCGGTGATGGCTGCCCATCCGGGGGATGGACAGCTCACCGCATGCAGGTGGATCCTCGCTCTCACCAAGCTAGCCCTCCTTGGCGAGCGGTCGATAGGGTTCCTCCGTGGGCAGGTGGCTTACTAGCAGTTTCAAGTAGAACAAGGGCGCGAACCACTCGAGGCCCGGCGGGCGCGCCAGCGCCACATCGCACAGCACGATCGCGCAGGCAAACGCGCCGAGGGCCACCGGTCGCTGCAGGTACTTGGGCACGCTCAAGATCAGCCAGCTCGCCGCGAACAGATAGGCTGCGGCCATTGCTGACCAGGGCCATTGGCCGTTCACGAACACCCACGCGACCAGTGATAGGTGAATGATGTGTGTAGCAACGAACTTGAAATGATCGCTGCGCGACTGGCCAGGACGGTGGTACCAACGCTTGGCACTCGACGTGGCGTTAGTGACGATGCCACCCACTACATCAAAGGCGAGAAAGCCGGCGAGCAGATATTGGGGTAGGCTCCACTCCACGCCCTGCCAGACGGCGTACGCGATCGCGCCAACGATGGCCAGCGCCGCGAGTGAGAACTGCAACCAAAGCTCGGCCGCCGTCGCCCCAGGACCGACGAAGCGATCCATCAGGCCAACCGACCCTGCGCGAGGGGTGGGGTAGTTCCAGTCGATATCGTTCATTGGGAAGTCTCCGTACTCCTGGTAGGTCAGCCGGCCACAGTGCCCAGCCAGCGCAGTTGGTCTTGCCACTGGCTGACCTGCCCAGGCTTGGGGTGGCTGGCCAGCCTCAGGTGGGTAAATCTCGTGGGGGTGATGCCCACGAAGCGAAACAGCTGTTTGCGGATCTGGTGGAACAGGGCGTTGCCGTATACCCACCGCAAGTACCAGGCAGGCGTATCGGACGTGACGATCACGCGCGCGCTCTTGCCTGTGAGCAGCGGCTTCGGTGCGCCGTGTTCGATGACGCGGGGGTTGAAGGCACGTCCGGGCAGCAGGCTGCGATCAAACAGCCCTTTGAGCTTCGCTGGCAGTCCGCCCCACCACATCGGCGTGGTCATCACGATGTGATCGGCCCATTCGAGGTCTTGGAGGAACTGTTCGAGGGCAGGCTCCAGGGCTTTAGTGTTTCGGTAGCCGCCGTTCTCGTGGTCCATGTCGAAGTGCAAATCATGGAGGTGCGTGAGGCGTACATCGTGGGTGGATGACGTGGCTCCCTCGACGTATGCTTCCGCCAAGGTGCGCGACAAGGACCACTCACCGGGGTGCCCGTTGATCGCCAGTATGCGTTTGCGTTTCATCACTTTGCCTCCTGGCGAGTGGTCAGTTGGACAAGATCGAGACGTTAGCCGCCTGCGGTGCGCGCTCCTGCATGGCGGCGTCCGTCGCGAACCACACAACACCCAACCCAATCAGGATCAGCGCTGCGGTAGCGGCCAAGGGCATAGACCGCCTATCCACCGCCATCGGCTCGCTCGTCTCCACCCACTCCACAGCGTTGCGCGCCGCGAACATTAGCGGGACGGCAGCACACATGCCCAGCACCTCGATCAGGGCCAGCGCGAAAGACATGGGCGTTGGGGATCGCGGGAAGATCTGCGCCAGGTCGATCGCATAGACCCCAAAGAAGCCGATGGCGGCGACAAACGCCCACGCAGCCACCCAGCGACGCGGGCGCTGCAGAGC
This genomic interval carries:
- a CDS encoding DUF4386 domain-containing protein — translated: MRARIHLHAVSCPSPGWAAITGLAILAMAILGGFAFASVHSTLHVAGDPLATESALRANLTLFHATVWAWVIVALLDLLVALGVYRLFRALAPQQTLIAAVLRGGYALVLIVATSRLAKLWIDDGYAAGALGFSQFEQIWSAGLVLFGAHLLALARLGWKVAWVARPVAILLGLGGLGYLVIEGGQSLLGSALTWPQWVSVGFGIPMVLGELSFALQLLISAIGGRPCVRAACGPLA
- a CDS encoding NAD(P)H-dependent oxidoreductase, whose product is MKRKRILAINGHPGEWSLSRTLAEAYVEGATSSTHDVRLTHLHDLHFDMDHENGGYRNTKALEPALEQFLQDLEWADHIVMTTPMWWGGLPAKLKGLFDRSLLPGRAFNPRVIEHGAPKPLLTGKSARVIVTSDTPAWYLRWVYGNALFHQIRKQLFRFVGITPTRFTHLRLASHPKPGQVSQWQDQLRWLGTVAG